A window of Candidatus Micrarchaeia archaeon genomic DNA:
CCCATCCCTGCGCTATCTTGCTCACGTACGGCTTCACGTCCCCCGCATTCACTATATAATTGGAAACCTCTCCGGTCCCGGCAAGGGTGTGGCTCGCAATTATCGCCTCCTCGGGGAAAGCGATTATGCACGGCTTGTTCTCGCACACCCTGCAGGTCTTCACTATGTACTCGGGAGGCGCAGGGACGAAGTTCTGTTCGGGATAATTGTAATAGTAATGGGTCCTCTTCGGGCACGGCATGTCCAAATCGTCGCTCACGCTCGCTTTTATCGCAAAGTACCTCTGGTCCCCGTTGGTCCTGGGCTCGAAGGCTATAATTTCTATCTTGTCCGCGTACGGGAACCTTTCCTGGAGGTCCTCAAGCACGACTTTCTTCGCGTCCCTTTCCTCGTAGTTTCCGCCGGCCATGTTGATGCCGAGCACGAGCGCTGCCGCAACCACAAGCAGCAGAGCGGTGATCGCGATTTCCTTTTTCATGGTCATCCCTATGTATTTGTGTGTGGATTAAATTTAAATATACTATCTTTCATTAATTGATGCGTAAAAGAGACGAAAAACCGGAGGTACATTGCCCAGGAGGGGCGTAACGTACTTTTTCTGGAACAAGTTTAGAAAGCGAAATGTCGCGAAAAGCGATATTGCTTACAGGTGATTCAGTGAAGAAAATCGTAGTGCCGGGAGAGAAGATTTCCGACGCTCCGTTCATGGCCGAGACCACTTTCGTGGAGGGAAACAAGACCTACGCGAGCGTGGCGGGCATGATGGACGAGGAGAACAAGTTCGTGCCCACGAAAAGCGTGTATTCCCCGAGGCAGGGCGACGCGGTGGTGGGCATAGTGGTGTACATCAGGGGCAACGGGTACAAGGTTGATTTGAACCTTCCGTTCGAGGGCTTCCTTTCCGGGAAGGACACGCGCGTGCCTTTCAGCATGGGCGAGATAATGTTCGGGAAGGTGAAGGACGTAGATGAGATAGGGAACGTGGACCTCATAGACGTGCGCAAGCTCGCGCCAGGGAAAATAATGGACTTCCCGGCCGCGAAAGTGCCCCGCCTCATAGGGAAGCGCAACAGCATGCTCAACACGATAATGCAGGGCACCGGAACCGAAGTGTACGTAGGGAACAACGGCTACGTCTGGCTCTCCGGGGGAAACATAAGCCTCGCGCTGAAAGCCATAGACATGGTGAACCGGAAATCGCACATGAGCGGGCTCACGAACGAAATCGCGGATTTCCTCGCGAAGCACAAGGACGAATGATTGCACAGGCAGAAAAATGAAAAAGGTGAACACATGGGAGGCGGAGAAAAACCCAAACTCATAATAGACGGAAAGAGGATAGACGGACGCGGGCTCGACGATTCGAGGCCGGTCAAAATCGAGGCAGGAGTGCTCAACGAAGCCGAAGGCTCGGCCTACGTGGAATGGGGCGGGAACAAGGTCCTCGCCGGAGTGTACGGGCCGCGCGAGTGCATACCGAAGCACGACGCGAACCCGTTCAAGGCGCTCATGAAGTGCAGGTACACGATGTCCCCGTTCGCGAGCAAGGAGGAGCACAGCAGGAGCGGCCCGAACAGGCGCAGCATCGAGATTTCGAAAGTGATAAGGGAAGTTTTCGAGAGCCTCGTGATAACCGAGCTGTTCCCGATGACTCAGATAGACGTTTACATAGACGTGCTCCAGGCAGAAGGGGGCACCAGGGTGAGCGCGATAACCGCGGCCGCGGTCGCGCTTGCTGATGCCGGAATCCCCATGAAGGACATGGTTTCCGGAATCGCCGTAGGGAAGATAGACGGCGAAATAGCCGTGGACCTGGGAAGGGACGAGGACAATTTCGGGCAGAGCGACGTTCCCATGGCCGTTTCGCACAGGAACAAGGACATACTGCTCCTGCAGATGGACGGCCTGCTCACGAAAGCCGAATTCGAGCGTGCGATGGACAAGGCCATCTCGGCTTCCGAGAAGCTACACGCGCTCCAGTCGGACGCGATAGTGCGCAGCTACGAGAAGCTGGAATCCGAGGGGCTCAGCCTCTGAAGGTGATGTTTATGGGAGAAAGCGCAAAAGACGTAGTTATGCACGACATAAAGAAAGGGGTGCTTCTGGACATTTTCAAGAAGGGCGAGCGCATGGACGGCCGCGGATTCGAGGATTACCGTCCGATAAGCGTGAAGAAAGGCGTGATAGCCACCGCAGAAGGCTCCGCGCTTGCGAAGATAGGCAAGACGCAGATTCTTGTGGGCGCTAAATTCGACGCTGTAACCCCGTTCGCGGACAGGCCGAACGAGGGGGTTTTCAGCGTGAACTGCGAATTCCTTCCGCTCGCGAGCCCCACGTTCGAGCCAGGGCCTCCGAACGAGAATTCCATACAGCTCGCGCGCGTGACCGACAGGGGCATAAGGAGCGCCGAGGTCGAAGGCGACAGTCCGATAACCGCGAATTTCTTCCTCGAGGAGGGGAAGGTGCTCGCGCTTTATTTGGACATTTACGTGCTGGACCACTCAGGCAACATGACCGACGCGGCTTCGCTCGCGGCCATGGGCGCGCTCATGAGCGCGAAAATACCGAAATACTCGGAAGGGAAGCTGGTGCGCACCGAATCCATAGGAGGGCTCCCGCTCAAGCACTTCCCGATTTCCACCACGATAGCCAAGATTGACAAGTACCTTCTCGTGGACCCGTCCAAGGAGGAGAACCTTGTCGCTGACTCGACACTGACGATAACCACCACGCAGACAGGCCTGCTCGCGTCCATGCAGAAGACCAAGGGCGCGATGAGCAGGGATGAAGTGCTGCAGGCGGTGGACATAGCGTTTAAAAAAGGTGACGAGCTAAGGAAATACATTCTCTGAATCAGGTGAAAACTTATGAGGACTTCAAAATACAGCGCCAAGATGAGGAATCTCTACGACGCGGCGCGCAGGCTCAAGCAGGACAGGTACGTGTGCCCTAAGTGCGGCAAGAAGAACGTGAAGCGCGTGGGCAACGCGCTCTGGAAGTGCCGCTCCTGCGAAGCGA
This region includes:
- a CDS encoding KH domain-containing protein, with translation MKKIVVPGEKISDAPFMAETTFVEGNKTYASVAGMMDEENKFVPTKSVYSPRQGDAVVGIVVYIRGNGYKVDLNLPFEGFLSGKDTRVPFSMGEIMFGKVKDVDEIGNVDLIDVRKLAPGKIMDFPAAKVPRLIGKRNSMLNTIMQGTGTEVYVGNNGYVWLSGGNISLALKAIDMVNRKSHMSGLTNEIADFLAKHKDE
- a CDS encoding exosome complex exonuclease Rrp41 (involved in the 3' to 5' degradation of a variety of RNA species; forms a trimer of heterodimers (hexamer) with Rrp42; Rrp41 is the catalytically active subunit), whose product is MGGGEKPKLIIDGKRIDGRGLDDSRPVKIEAGVLNEAEGSAYVEWGGNKVLAGVYGPRECIPKHDANPFKALMKCRYTMSPFASKEEHSRSGPNRRSIEISKVIREVFESLVITELFPMTQIDVYIDVLQAEGGTRVSAITAAAVALADAGIPMKDMVSGIAVGKIDGEIAVDLGRDEDNFGQSDVPMAVSHRNKDILLLQMDGLLTKAEFERAMDKAISASEKLHALQSDAIVRSYEKLESEGLSL
- the rrp42 gene encoding exosome complex protein Rrp42 — translated: MGESAKDVVMHDIKKGVLLDIFKKGERMDGRGFEDYRPISVKKGVIATAEGSALAKIGKTQILVGAKFDAVTPFADRPNEGVFSVNCEFLPLASPTFEPGPPNENSIQLARVTDRGIRSAEVEGDSPITANFFLEEGKVLALYLDIYVLDHSGNMTDAASLAAMGALMSAKIPKYSEGKLVRTESIGGLPLKHFPISTTIAKIDKYLLVDPSKEENLVADSTLTITTTQTGLLASMQKTKGAMSRDEVLQAVDIAFKKGDELRKYIL
- the rpl37ae gene encoding 50S ribosomal protein L37ae (structural models have indicated that the folded zinc-finger motif interacts mainly with domain III of 23S rRNA, whereas the amino-terminal region of L37 interacts primarily with domain II), yielding MRTSKYSAKMRNLYDAARRLKQDRYVCPKCGKKNVKRVGNALWKCRSCEAKIAGGAYSLSTGVGVTANRVIRESMQQ